The following are from one region of the Aequoribacter fuscus genome:
- a CDS encoding acyl-CoA thioesterase: protein MRPSREDFAVFYPITTRWSDNDIYGHVNNVVYYSYFDTVANQYLIAEGGLDIDQGETIAFVVSSGCDYFEPVAYPQSLEGGIAVEHLGNSSVRYRIGIFEQGASQASACGFFTHVFVTRADQKSCPIPTDIRAALSRIHIVL, encoded by the coding sequence ATGAGACCTTCACGAGAGGACTTTGCGGTCTTTTACCCCATAACCACCCGCTGGTCAGATAACGATATTTACGGCCACGTAAATAACGTTGTGTACTACAGCTATTTTGATACGGTGGCCAATCAGTATTTAATTGCTGAGGGTGGTCTGGATATTGACCAGGGTGAAACGATTGCCTTTGTTGTATCCTCCGGCTGCGATTACTTTGAACCCGTCGCTTATCCGCAGTCGTTAGAGGGTGGCATTGCGGTCGAGCACCTCGGTAATTCTTCGGTTCGTTATCGCATCGGGATCTTCGAGCAGGGCGCGAGCCAGGCTTCTGCCTGCGGATTTTTTACCCATGTGTTTGTGACTCGTGCAGACCAAAAGTCATGTCCCATTCCAACCGATATTCGCGCGGCTTTAAGTAGAATTCACATCGTTTTATAG